Proteins from one Anaerohalosphaeraceae bacterium genomic window:
- the msrA gene encoding peptide-methionine (S)-S-oxide reductase MsrA, with protein sequence MKNGKTKRWFLWLGCVLPTVAAAHTRREAAMIPYSLTKYTQTVLKITDPNQLLSLPAATFGAGCYWGVEQAFREVPGVAATAVGFMGGRIENPTYERVCRGDTSHAEVVQLHYDPNRVSYAQLLTVFFEIHNPTLKNRQGNDIGTQYRSVIFFHTPEQEAAARTAIADLNKSGRYRRPIVTEIVPAGTFWPGPESHQRYLEKNPAGYCHIQFPVPVIEELKKSVPAEPNQVPPKKED encoded by the coding sequence ATGAAAAACGGAAAAACCAAGCGATGGTTTCTATGGTTAGGTTGTGTTTTGCCGACGGTTGCGGCGGCACACACCCGCAGGGAGGCCGCAATGATTCCTTATTCGCTGACGAAGTACACACAAACAGTCCTGAAAATCACGGACCCGAATCAGCTTCTTTCGCTGCCGGCGGCAACCTTCGGAGCCGGCTGCTATTGGGGAGTTGAACAGGCCTTCCGCGAGGTTCCCGGCGTGGCGGCGACAGCTGTTGGGTTTATGGGCGGACGAATCGAGAATCCGACCTACGAACGGGTCTGCCGCGGTGATACCAGTCATGCGGAAGTTGTTCAGCTTCACTATGATCCCAACAGGGTTTCTTATGCACAGTTGCTGACGGTCTTTTTTGAAATCCACAACCCCACCCTCAAAAACCGGCAGGGCAACGACATCGGAACACAGTATCGCTCGGTTATTTTTTTTCATACCCCCGAACAGGAAGCGGCCGCCCGGACAGCTATAGCCGACTTAAACAAAAGCGGCCGGTATCGTCGGCCGATTGTCACCGAAATTGTTCCGGCCGGCACATTCTGGCCCGGTCCCGAATCACACCAGCGCTATCTGGAAAAGAATCCGGCCGGCTATTGCCATATTCAATTTCCGGTCCCTGTCATCGAAGAGCTGAAGAAATCTGTGCCCGCAGAGCCCAATCAGGTTCCGCCAAAAAAGGAAGATTGA
- a CDS encoding AAA family ATPase, giving the protein MNDLQELLRLVEGGVSCISIVTYEEHHALELIRKAAQKLDWKMRIWSAGRGSRDGLHPVLGGKTENPSPEEGLKEFCNLPSRTFCVALDLSRYLQSHLILRMLRDTIHRVELNQSVLILIDGEDCLPECIRSYSRRFDLSLPSEEELENVFRNTLRQIHNKTPLEIGLSKEGLKAIIRNLRGLSIRQARRVLEETVAGDRRLDDEDVNRIIAGKRRLLEADALLESVEAPLTLDEIGGMKNLKQWLATREKAFSPQAAEFGLTPPRGILILGVQGAGKSLCAKAIAAAWRQPLFRLDCGTLYNKYIGESENNLRKAMRQIEAMSPAILWIDEIEKAFASAASQSTDGGLSKRMFATLLTWMQEHKQPVFLVATANDIEALPPELLRKGRFDEIFFVGLPGKEVRREIFAIHLKKRKRKPEEFDLEALADAAEGFSGSEIEQAVLSALYKAFHQKKDVNTDLLLESVRNTVPLSVTMRERVEALYRWAQGRVIWAD; this is encoded by the coding sequence ATGAATGATCTTCAGGAACTGCTCCGGCTGGTAGAAGGCGGGGTCAGCTGCATTTCGATTGTCACTTATGAGGAGCATCATGCCCTTGAGCTCATTCGCAAGGCCGCTCAAAAACTGGACTGGAAGATGCGGATTTGGTCCGCCGGACGCGGCAGCCGAGACGGCCTGCATCCGGTGCTGGGGGGCAAAACGGAAAACCCGTCTCCGGAAGAAGGGCTCAAGGAGTTCTGCAACCTGCCTTCCCGCACGTTCTGCGTTGCACTGGATTTGAGCAGATATCTCCAGTCTCATCTGATTCTGCGGATGCTGCGGGACACCATCCATCGGGTCGAACTCAACCAGAGCGTTCTGATTCTGATTGACGGCGAGGATTGTCTGCCGGAGTGCATCCGCAGCTACAGCCGGCGGTTTGATCTGTCGCTGCCGAGTGAGGAAGAACTGGAAAATGTCTTTCGAAACACCCTGCGTCAAATCCACAACAAAACCCCGCTGGAAATCGGCTTAAGCAAAGAAGGGCTGAAGGCCATCATTCGGAATCTGCGGGGGCTTTCGATTCGCCAGGCCCGCCGTGTGCTGGAGGAGACCGTGGCGGGCGACCGCCGACTGGATGATGAGGATGTCAACCGGATTATCGCGGGCAAACGCCGTCTGCTGGAGGCCGACGCCCTGCTTGAATCTGTCGAAGCCCCCCTGACGCTGGACGAAATCGGCGGGATGAAAAACTTAAAACAGTGGCTGGCAACCCGAGAAAAGGCCTTCAGCCCTCAGGCGGCTGAATTCGGACTGACTCCGCCGCGGGGGATCCTCATTCTCGGGGTGCAGGGAGCGGGGAAGAGCTTGTGTGCCAAAGCGATTGCGGCGGCGTGGCGTCAGCCGCTCTTTCGGCTCGACTGCGGAACCCTTTACAACAAATATATCGGGGAATCGGAAAACAACCTGCGAAAGGCGATGCGTCAGATTGAGGCGATGTCGCCGGCGATTTTGTGGATCGATGAGATTGAAAAGGCATTTGCCTCTGCTGCCAGCCAAAGCACGGACGGCGGCCTGAGCAAGCGGATGTTTGCGACGCTGCTGACCTGGATGCAGGAACACAAGCAGCCGGTGTTTCTGGTGGCCACGGCCAATGACATTGAGGCCCTGCCGCCGGAACTGCTGCGCAAGGGCCGATTTGATGAAATCTTCTTTGTCGGCCTGCCCGGCAAAGAGGTGCGGCGGGAGATTTTTGCGATTCACCTGAAAAAACGCAAACGGAAGCCGGAAGAGTTTGACCTGGAGGCCCTGGCGGACGCGGCCGAAGGATTCAGCGGTTCGGAAATTGAACAGGCCGTTCTTTCGGCCCTGTACAAGGCCTTTCACCAGAAAAAAGATGTGAATACAGACCTCCTCCTCGAATCTGTGCGCAATACGGTCCCGCTGTCGGTCACGATGCGGGAGCGGGTGGAAGCCCTTTATCGATGGGCACAGGGGCGTGTGATTTGGGCGGATTGA
- a CDS encoding acylphosphatase, which yields MEPIAEHVIFSGRVQGVGFRYTTRRIAERYNLTGWVRNLPDGTVEAVFQGSPEAVQGCLDEISEHFEGYLRDKQISPMVYNPNWKDFRITY from the coding sequence ATGGAACCGATTGCCGAACATGTCATTTTTTCAGGACGGGTGCAGGGAGTCGGGTTTCGCTATACGACCCGTCGGATTGCTGAGCGGTACAACCTGACCGGCTGGGTGAGAAACCTGCCCGACGGCACGGTGGAAGCGGTCTTCCAGGGCAGCCCCGAAGCTGTTCAGGGCTGCCTGGATGAAATCAGCGAACATTTCGAGGGCTATCTGCGGGACAAGCAAATCAGCCCGATGGTTTACAATCCGAACTGGAAAGATTTTCGCATCACATACTGA
- the dtd gene encoding D-aminoacyl-tRNA deacylase: MRAVVQRVQRAVCRVNGQITGQIQQGLLVFVGIGAEDADADAVYLADKIAHLRVFEDADGRMNRDVQQVGGGVLLISQFTLYGDCRKGRRPDFTAAAGPEKARRMYEQFIELLRAKGLTVQTGIFAAMMEIDCVQDGPVTILLDSRRLF, translated from the coding sequence ATGCGTGCGGTTGTGCAGCGTGTTCAGCGGGCCGTCTGCCGGGTAAACGGGCAAATCACCGGACAGATTCAGCAGGGGCTTTTGGTCTTTGTCGGCATCGGGGCGGAGGATGCCGATGCAGATGCGGTTTATCTGGCCGACAAGATTGCACATCTTCGGGTGTTTGAAGACGCCGACGGACGGATGAATCGGGATGTGCAGCAGGTCGGCGGCGGTGTGCTTCTGATCAGTCAGTTTACGCTGTACGGCGACTGTCGCAAAGGCCGCCGGCCGGATTTTACCGCCGCCGCAGGCCCGGAGAAGGCCCGGCGAATGTATGAGCAATTCATCGAACTGCTTCGAGCGAAGGGCCTGACGGTTCAGACCGGTATTTTTGCGGCCATGATGGAAATAGACTGCGTTCAGGATGGGCCGGTGACGATTCTGCTGGACAGCCGCCGGCTTTTTTAA
- a CDS encoding imidazole glycerol phosphate synthase cyclase subunit, with product MKKPVRIMPCLDMQNGRVVKGVHFVNIRDAGDPVACAQAYCEAGADELAMLDITATVENRPTLLEVVRRTAQAVTVPFTVGGGITDTASAAAVLEAGADKISVSSAAFRKPSVIGEMVKEFGPERITVAIDVDRNPALPSGYEVYIDGGRTATGTDALEWAKRVDGFGVSVILPTSKAADGAKTGYDLPLIEAIARNCSAEVVASGGAGTMEHFYQAVQAGAAILLAASVFHFHIIDIPQLKQYLKSKGVPVILPKK from the coding sequence ATGAAAAAGCCGGTTCGAATTATGCCCTGTCTGGATATGCAGAACGGGCGCGTCGTCAAAGGTGTGCATTTTGTCAATATTCGCGATGCCGGCGACCCGGTCGCCTGTGCACAGGCCTACTGTGAGGCCGGAGCCGATGAGCTGGCCATGCTCGATATCACTGCTACGGTGGAAAACCGCCCGACGCTGCTGGAGGTTGTCCGCCGCACGGCACAGGCCGTGACGGTTCCTTTTACGGTCGGCGGCGGCATTACGGATACGGCTTCAGCGGCGGCGGTTCTGGAAGCAGGGGCGGACAAAATCTCCGTCAGCAGTGCGGCCTTCCGAAAACCGTCTGTCATCGGAGAGATGGTCAAGGAGTTCGGTCCCGAGCGCATCACCGTAGCCATCGACGTGGACCGCAATCCGGCTCTGCCTTCCGGCTATGAAGTTTATATTGACGGCGGCCGCACCGCCACCGGAACCGATGCCCTCGAATGGGCCAAACGCGTGGACGGCTTTGGTGTTTCCGTCATCCTGCCGACCAGCAAGGCCGCCGATGGAGCCAAAACCGGATATGATTTGCCGCTTATCGAAGCGATTGCCCGGAATTGTTCCGCCGAAGTCGTTGCCTCCGGCGGAGCGGGCACGATGGAGCATTTCTACCAGGCCGTCCAGGCCGGCGCCGCCATCCTTCTGGCGGCTTCCGTATTCCATTTTCACATAATCGATATACCCCAGTTAAAACAGTATTTAAAAAGCAAGGGTGTACCGGTCATTCTGCCGAAAAAATAG
- a CDS encoding PrsW family glutamic-type intramembrane protease, producing MEARTDNTVQPRHSVSPVFLLMVVLPPLATIWLVNRFVPEPSDDTARLSAAVRMRNLKAVRAAVERLRTEHPASLTYHILYAETFFQEDSKDASVSALFEEYAGWLKDSEPNRRDIGRLISALIYIKTGQFVQASAYLQQIENPHRPYVQLFWGQALAGQGHYQAARAALEAEIQNRGSTAAAVKELADLFEKTQDAQSLRQLCENPHLRAFLPAYTVRRLAFRCGQPFVYAAAVFRSFQQAAHPSGIAAAFFILVLWLDFLRRLDLFEPEKVRWVFLTVLMGMAASLLVFPLGDLLAVFFSLGLNVSAGGDLLYCIVVIGLAEEAVKLLPVLVILRFTKEINESIDYLIYASLGALGFAFLENLLYFDRSGMTAVKTRAMICCMGHMFYTSLVMYGVVLARYRRTGSVRRNVLFCFLLASFLHGVYDFFLISRFVWKEARLISVGLVFLEVLLYVRMLNNALNQSEYFDEAQASRLLRLRERLSAGLVGVVMLEYLAAALAVGPSLAYEQFRGTISFTWVLVFFFASALGTYNLQRGFWLPWFRKAEHPTQNLVAGGQP from the coding sequence ATGGAGGCACGGACAGACAATACGGTACAGCCCCGACATTCCGTTTCGCCGGTCTTTCTTTTGATGGTGGTTCTGCCGCCTCTGGCGACGATTTGGCTGGTGAATCGTTTTGTGCCGGAGCCGTCGGATGACACTGCCCGGCTTTCCGCCGCGGTCCGAATGCGCAATTTGAAAGCCGTCCGGGCGGCTGTCGAACGCCTGCGCACCGAACATCCGGCGTCCCTGACGTACCATATCCTTTATGCGGAGACGTTTTTTCAGGAGGATAGCAAAGACGCTTCTGTTTCGGCTCTTTTCGAAGAATATGCCGGCTGGCTGAAGGATTCGGAGCCGAACCGCCGCGACATCGGACGGCTGATTTCTGCACTGATTTATATCAAAACCGGTCAATTTGTTCAGGCATCCGCATATCTGCAGCAGATTGAAAATCCCCATCGGCCGTATGTGCAGCTTTTTTGGGGGCAGGCGCTGGCCGGACAGGGACACTATCAGGCGGCCCGGGCGGCATTGGAAGCGGAAATTCAGAACAGAGGAAGCACGGCGGCGGCCGTCAAAGAACTGGCTGACCTGTTTGAGAAAACTCAGGATGCACAGTCTTTGCGTCAGCTTTGCGAGAATCCGCATCTCCGGGCTTTTCTGCCCGCCTATACCGTCCGCCGTCTGGCCTTCCGCTGCGGACAGCCCTTTGTCTATGCCGCCGCCGTTTTCCGGTCGTTTCAGCAGGCGGCTCATCCGTCCGGGATTGCCGCAGCATTTTTTATTCTGGTTCTTTGGCTTGATTTTCTGCGCCGTCTGGATTTGTTCGAGCCGGAAAAGGTTCGCTGGGTTTTTTTGACTGTTCTGATGGGAATGGCCGCCTCGCTGCTGGTTTTTCCTTTGGGGGATTTGCTTGCCGTTTTCTTTTCACTGGGCCTGAATGTCAGCGCCGGGGGAGATTTGCTGTATTGTATCGTGGTGATCGGCCTGGCGGAGGAGGCCGTTAAACTGCTGCCGGTGCTGGTTATTCTGCGCTTTACAAAAGAAATCAACGAATCGATTGATTATTTGATTTATGCCTCGCTGGGAGCCCTCGGATTTGCCTTTCTGGAGAATCTTCTTTATTTTGACCGCTCCGGAATGACGGCCGTCAAGACACGGGCGATGATTTGCTGTATGGGGCATATGTTCTATACTTCTTTGGTGATGTATGGGGTCGTTCTGGCCCGCTACAGACGGACAGGCTCTGTCCGGCGCAATGTTCTGTTCTGTTTTCTGCTGGCATCTTTTCTTCACGGAGTCTATGATTTCTTTCTGATCAGTCGGTTTGTCTGGAAAGAGGCCCGGCTGATTTCGGTTGGGCTGGTCTTTCTGGAAGTGCTTTTGTATGTGCGGATGCTGAATAATGCACTCAATCAGTCCGAGTATTTTGATGAGGCGCAGGCGTCTCGGCTTCTTCGTCTGCGCGAACGGCTCAGTGCCGGACTGGTTGGGGTGGTGATGTTGGAGTATCTGGCGGCGGCTCTTGCAGTCGGGCCGTCGCTGGCGTATGAGCAGTTCCGCGGAACTATTTCATTTACGTGGGTGCTGGTTTTCTTCTTTGCTTCCGCGCTGGGAACCTACAATCTGCAGCGGGGCTTCTGGCTTCCGTGGTTCCGAAAAGCGGAGCACCCAACCCAGAATCTTGTTGCAGGAGGACAGCCATGA
- a CDS encoding YifB family Mg chelatase-like AAA ATPase, with product MLSRLYSVTVEGIEGVLCEVEVDVSRGGFERPVIVGLPDTAVKESVERVRSAVINSGFRYPDTQSLINLAPADVKKVGPAFDLPIALGILACSGALSPEALRDYVVIGELALDGRVRPVTGVLSMAMTAAAGGFSKMIVPLDNAREAAVVKDIEVFPVGSLAQTAALLSGQLPIEPTTVDLEALFEECGTYETDFADVKGQESVKRALTIAAAGGHNLMMIGPPGAGKTMLAQRMATILPPMTLPESLETTQIYSAVGLLPKDKALIAARPVRAPHHTASGPSLVGGGTHPRPGELSLAHHGILFLDEFAEFPRHVLEMIRQPLEEGQVTVSRAKGTLRFPARFILIAAMNPCPCGYFGTSMRRCRCTPTQIERYMAKISGPLMDRMDIHIDVPPVEFRKLRSRRSGDGSAQIRLQVQQARQIQRQRFGHPFMTNAAMGHKQVEQFCTLDSTSEMMLRQAMTEFALSARAHDKICKVARTIADLEGAETIQPAHIAEAIGYRKLDRKL from the coding sequence ATGTTATCACGATTGTATTCGGTGACGGTCGAGGGAATTGAAGGGGTGCTCTGTGAGGTGGAGGTGGATGTCTCCCGCGGCGGCTTTGAGCGGCCGGTCATTGTGGGGCTTCCCGATACAGCTGTCAAGGAGAGCGTCGAACGGGTCCGCAGCGCCGTCATCAATTCCGGTTTTCGCTATCCGGATACCCAGTCTCTGATTAATCTGGCGCCGGCAGATGTCAAAAAAGTCGGCCCGGCCTTCGATTTGCCCATTGCGCTGGGCATCCTGGCCTGCAGCGGGGCCCTTTCACCCGAAGCGCTGCGGGATTATGTCGTCATCGGAGAACTGGCCCTCGACGGGCGTGTGCGTCCGGTGACGGGCGTGTTGAGTATGGCGATGACGGCGGCCGCCGGCGGCTTTTCCAAAATGATTGTACCGCTGGACAATGCCCGCGAGGCCGCTGTCGTCAAGGATATCGAGGTCTTTCCGGTCGGTTCGCTGGCCCAGACGGCGGCCCTCCTGAGCGGTCAGCTTCCGATTGAGCCGACGACCGTTGATTTGGAGGCCCTGTTTGAAGAATGCGGCACCTATGAGACGGATTTTGCCGATGTCAAAGGGCAGGAGTCGGTCAAACGGGCCCTGACTATCGCCGCGGCGGGCGGACACAACCTGATGATGATTGGGCCGCCCGGAGCCGGCAAAACCATGCTGGCCCAGCGAATGGCCACTATTCTGCCGCCGATGACCCTGCCGGAGTCGCTGGAAACCACACAGATTTATTCAGCGGTGGGCCTTCTGCCCAAAGACAAGGCGCTGATTGCCGCCCGGCCTGTCCGGGCTCCTCATCATACCGCCTCCGGACCTTCTCTGGTGGGCGGGGGAACCCATCCGAGGCCCGGCGAGCTGTCGCTGGCTCATCACGGCATTTTATTTCTCGACGAGTTTGCCGAATTTCCCCGTCACGTGCTCGAAATGATTCGTCAGCCCCTCGAAGAAGGTCAGGTGACCGTATCGCGTGCCAAGGGGACGCTCCGGTTTCCGGCCCGATTTATCCTGATTGCGGCGATGAATCCCTGTCCGTGCGGCTATTTCGGTACGTCGATGCGGCGGTGCCGCTGCACCCCGACCCAGATTGAACGGTATATGGCGAAAATTTCCGGACCTCTGATGGACCGGATGGATATTCATATCGATGTGCCGCCGGTGGAGTTTCGAAAACTTCGCTCCCGCCGCAGCGGCGACGGCTCCGCCCAAATCCGCCTTCAGGTTCAGCAGGCCCGGCAGATTCAGCGGCAGCGGTTCGGTCATCCCTTTATGACCAATGCGGCGATGGGCCATAAGCAGGTCGAGCAGTTCTGCACGCTCGATTCGACCTCCGAGATGATGCTTCGTCAGGCAATGACCGAGTTTGCTCTTTCGGCGCGAGCCCACGACAAAATCTGCAAAGTCGCCCGAACTATTGCGGATTTGGAGGGGGCGGAAACGATTCAGCCGGCCCATATTGCCGAAGCTATCGGCTATCGGAAACTGGATCGAAAATTATAG
- the lysA gene encoding diaminopimelate decarboxylase has translation MDSFQYRKGRLFAEDVPVEAVAQAVGTPVYLYSKATILDHFTKIQKAYAGVETTICYSIKACGNIHILRLLAQAGSGFDIVSGGELYRARQAGADLSKIVFAGVGKTDREILDALEAGIAYFNIESEAELQNLIDLCKKHGKTAKGALRVNPDIQYDSHKHITTGVKETKFGVDIERAKKVFAEYGRNGMVELSAIHVHLGSGGKTIDPYVNAVQKILPLIEQLRREGFRIDTLDLGGGYGADYESDTVPSAADYAAGLVPLLKKAGLKLILEPGKSIIANAAILLTKVLYKKVGGQKTFVIVDAGMNDLIRPCLYEAFHFIWPTSVPERLVPPARVKEPAMPGMEKVDVVGPICESTDYFAKERLLPPVQRGDCLAIFTAGAYGFTMASNYNARPLCAEVLVDGSRFAVIRRRQTYEDLIAPEKIDLSWLPGQPSK, from the coding sequence ATGGACAGTTTTCAATATAGAAAAGGTCGCTTATTCGCGGAAGACGTGCCCGTGGAGGCCGTTGCTCAGGCCGTCGGCACGCCGGTTTATCTCTACAGCAAAGCGACAATTCTGGACCACTTTACCAAAATACAGAAGGCCTATGCAGGGGTGGAGACAACGATTTGCTATTCCATCAAGGCCTGCGGAAATATTCATATCCTCCGCCTGCTGGCCCAGGCCGGCAGCGGCTTTGATATTGTCTCCGGCGGGGAACTGTACCGCGCCCGTCAGGCCGGAGCCGACCTGTCCAAAATTGTTTTTGCCGGCGTCGGCAAGACCGACCGGGAAATTCTGGATGCCCTCGAGGCGGGCATTGCCTATTTTAATATCGAATCAGAAGCGGAACTGCAGAACCTGATTGACCTGTGCAAAAAACACGGCAAAACGGCCAAAGGCGCCCTGCGGGTGAACCCCGATATTCAGTATGATTCTCATAAGCATATTACGACCGGCGTGAAGGAAACCAAATTCGGTGTCGACATTGAACGGGCCAAGAAAGTTTTTGCCGAGTACGGACGCAATGGAATGGTGGAATTGTCAGCCATTCATGTTCATTTGGGTTCCGGCGGTAAGACTATCGACCCTTATGTGAATGCGGTTCAGAAAATACTGCCGCTGATTGAGCAGCTTCGCCGGGAGGGGTTTCGGATTGACACCCTCGATTTGGGCGGCGGCTACGGGGCCGATTATGAGAGCGATACGGTGCCTTCGGCGGCGGATTATGCCGCCGGTCTGGTGCCCTTGCTGAAAAAAGCAGGCCTGAAACTGATTCTCGAACCGGGCAAGAGCATCATTGCCAATGCGGCGATTCTGCTGACCAAGGTGCTGTACAAAAAGGTCGGCGGACAGAAAACCTTTGTGATTGTCGATGCGGGAATGAATGACCTGATTCGCCCCTGTCTGTATGAGGCGTTTCATTTTATCTGGCCGACGTCGGTGCCGGAACGCCTGGTGCCGCCCGCCCGCGTCAAAGAGCCCGCTATGCCCGGAATGGAAAAGGTTGATGTCGTCGGCCCCATCTGCGAAAGCACGGATTATTTTGCCAAAGAACGGCTCCTGCCGCCGGTGCAGCGGGGGGACTGTCTGGCGATTTTTACCGCCGGGGCCTACGGCTTTACCATGGCGAGCAATTACAACGCCCGTCCTCTTTGTGCAGAGGTTCTCGTGGACGGCAGCCGATTCGCCGTCATCCGCCGACGCCAGACCTATGAAGACCTCATTGCACCGGAGAAGATAGACTTGTCCTGGCTGCCCGGTCAGCCCTCAAAATAG
- the hypB gene encoding hydrogenase nickel incorporation protein HypB has translation MKVSLNQKILSRNEEAAAKNRQFFAEHKVFCLNVISSPGAGKTALLERTIRDLKERYAIGVIEGDIETDNDARRIQAAGARAFQIETKGACHLSAEQVHNALKMIDAQTLDLVFIENVGNLVCPSAFDLGESGRVVILSVPEGDDKPAKYPGTFAGASVIVLNKIDLLPYVPFDLSRVLADIHTVNPQAPVLQLSAATGEGIDAWYDWLRRHLEKKQP, from the coding sequence ATGAAGGTTTCGCTGAATCAGAAAATTTTAAGCCGCAACGAGGAAGCGGCCGCCAAAAACAGACAGTTTTTTGCCGAACATAAGGTTTTTTGTCTGAATGTCATTTCTTCTCCGGGTGCCGGCAAGACCGCACTGCTCGAGAGAACCATCCGGGATTTGAAAGAGCGGTACGCCATCGGCGTTATCGAAGGGGATATAGAGACGGATAACGATGCCCGCCGGATTCAGGCCGCCGGCGCCCGCGCCTTTCAAATCGAGACCAAAGGGGCCTGTCATTTGTCCGCCGAACAGGTCCATAATGCCCTCAAAATGATTGACGCCCAAACGCTGGACCTTGTCTTTATCGAAAATGTCGGCAATCTGGTCTGTCCGTCCGCTTTTGATTTGGGTGAAAGCGGCCGGGTTGTGATTTTGTCCGTCCCGGAGGGGGACGACAAGCCCGCCAAATACCCCGGAACATTTGCCGGCGCATCCGTAATTGTCCTGAACAAGATTGATTTGCTTCCCTATGTTCCCTTCGACCTTTCGCGTGTTTTGGCGGATATTCATACCGTCAATCCCCAGGCGCCGGTGCTGCAGCTGTCGGCCGCCACCGGCGAAGGGATAGACGCCTGGTACGACTGGCTCCGACGGCATCTTGAAAAAAAACAGCCGTAG
- a CDS encoding hydrogenase maturation nickel metallochaperone HypA: protein MHETVVAENVLRTILEHAEKLKARPVRAVVSCGQFNALNEEAMKFAFETAAAGTVCQGMLLQIRQIPLRASCRACRTVFELNLMTPLCPQCRSEDFDIEPDAPLLLEEIEFEDKQ, encoded by the coding sequence ATGCACGAAACGGTCGTCGCCGAAAATGTCCTGCGCACCATCCTTGAGCATGCCGAAAAACTGAAGGCCAGACCGGTTCGGGCGGTGGTGTCCTGCGGGCAGTTTAACGCCCTCAATGAAGAGGCGATGAAGTTTGCGTTCGAAACGGCGGCGGCGGGCACCGTGTGCCAGGGAATGCTCCTGCAAATCCGTCAGATTCCGCTTCGGGCGTCCTGTCGGGCGTGTCGAACGGTCTTTGAGCTGAACCTGATGACTCCGCTTTGCCCGCAATGCCGCAGCGAGGACTTTGACATTGAACCGGATGCCCCGCTTCTGCTGGAGGAAATCGAGTTTGAGGACAAACAATGA
- the hypE gene encoding hydrogenase expression/formation protein HypE produces MMPSRKSSSGSSWPTNSTCPATEILGLNCPAVSVTIFGMDETSTILLAHGGGGRLMEDLIRRVIVPHFGQPDKPLLDAARVSAGTQPLCFTTDSFVVRPLFFPGGDIGKLAVCGTVNDLAVSGARPLVLSLALIIEEGLPLADLQTILASAAQAARQAGVSIVTGDTKVVEKGAADGLFINTAGIGLPWEKARLGFERIARGDRILINGTLGDHGMTILSKRGDIPFDGSLQSDCACLNGLIEELIEACGDGIKFLRDPTRGGLAAVLNEIASGAGVSIEIEEAALPVEPAVRAAAEMLGLDILHIANEGKAAVVVSEEAAGKALEVCRKHPLGKRAALIGRVSKSDDTPLVELCTRIGGRRIVPMPYGRDLPRIC; encoded by the coding sequence ATGATGCCCTCGAGGAAATCCTCAAGCGGTTCGAGCTGGCCGACGAATTCGACCTGTCCGGCGACTGAGATTCTCGGATTGAATTGCCCGGCTGTGTCTGTTACAATCTTCGGAATGGATGAAACTTCAACCATTCTGCTGGCACACGGCGGCGGCGGCCGTCTGATGGAGGACCTCATCCGGCGGGTGATTGTGCCCCATTTCGGACAGCCGGACAAGCCGCTTCTGGATGCGGCTCGGGTGTCGGCCGGCACTCAGCCGCTCTGCTTTACGACCGACAGTTTTGTCGTGCGGCCTCTGTTTTTTCCGGGCGGCGACATCGGCAAGCTGGCTGTCTGCGGCACCGTCAATGATTTGGCCGTATCCGGGGCTCGCCCGCTGGTTCTCAGTTTGGCCCTGATTATCGAAGAGGGGCTCCCCTTGGCCGACTTGCAGACGATTCTGGCAAGTGCTGCGCAAGCGGCCCGTCAGGCGGGCGTATCCATTGTGACCGGCGATACCAAAGTCGTCGAAAAAGGAGCGGCTGACGGCTTGTTCATCAATACCGCAGGCATCGGTCTGCCCTGGGAGAAGGCCCGGCTGGGGTTTGAGCGGATAGCCCGGGGCGATCGGATTTTGATCAACGGTACGCTCGGCGACCATGGAATGACGATTCTGTCCAAACGCGGCGATATCCCGTTTGACGGAAGTCTTCAGAGCGATTGTGCCTGTCTGAACGGTCTGATTGAAGAACTGATTGAAGCCTGCGGGGACGGGATTAAGTTTCTGCGCGACCCGACGCGCGGCGGGCTGGCGGCCGTCCTGAACGAAATCGCCTCCGGTGCCGGGGTGTCGATAGAAATCGAGGAAGCGGCGCTGCCGGTCGAGCCGGCGGTCCGTGCCGCCGCGGAGATGCTCGGGCTGGATATCCTCCATATCGCCAATGAGGGCAAGGCGGCGGTTGTTGTTTCCGAAGAGGCGGCCGGCAAGGCCCTCGAGGTGTGCCGAAAGCATCCGCTGGGCAAACGGGCGGCCCTTATCGGCCGAGTCAGCAAATCCGACGATACTCCGCTGGTGGAGCTGTGTACCCGCATCGGCGGACGGCGGATTGTGCCGATGCCCTATGGACGCGATTTGCCGAGGATTTGCTGA